A genomic stretch from Engraulis encrasicolus isolate BLACKSEA-1 chromosome 12, IST_EnEncr_1.0, whole genome shotgun sequence includes:
- the gdnfa gene encoding glial cell line-derived neurotrophic factor, translated as MKLWDVLATCLLLLSSVVSTRPIFPKLQPAKRPPPPPPPAVVGLHRDSAAALSSVEDSLARQTMSHPQRQHPTPMEEQYDLEGPYPDQFDNVMDFIEATIGRLRRSPGANRGGGGAGGGSSDRGERRRQRGAATGTDRGERGEGERERGRNGRGERRKGQGRKGQGGRSRKGKGGQEQLTAIATAGRGCLLREIHLNVTDLGLGYQTREEMIFRYCSGPCSDAETNYDKILNNLTNNKKLDKESPARTCCRPIAFDDDLSFLDDNLEYHTLKKHSARKCGCV; from the exons ATGAAGTTATGGGATGTTCTGGCCACGTGTCTGTTGCTCCTGAGCTCCGTCGTCTCCACGCGCCCTATCTTTCCAAAGCTGCAGCCCGCCAagaggcctcctcctcctcctcctcccgcggTGGTGGGATTACATCGTGATTCTGCTGCTGCCCTCTCTTCTGTGGAGGACTCTCTCGCACGCCAAACAATGAGCCATCCTCAGCGCCAGCACCCAACTCCAATGGAGGAACAAT ACGACCTTGAAGGCCCGTACCCGGATCAGTTCGACAACGTTATGGACTTCATCGAGGCCACCATTGGTCGACTACGCCGTTCTCCCGGAGCCAaccgaggaggaggtggagcaggaggaggttcCTCGGACAGAGGCGAGAGGCGGAGGCAAAGAGGTGCCGCCACAGGCACAGACCGTGGAGAAAGGGGGgaaggcgagagggagaggggcaggaACGGGCGCGGCGAGAGGAGGAAAGGCCAAGGTCGGAAGGGCCAGGGCGGCCGCTCAAGGAAAGGCAAAGGCGGCCAGGAGCAACTGACTGCGATCGCGACGGCGGGCCGAGGATGCCTGCTCCGCGAGATCCACCTGAACGTTACGGACCTCGGGCTGGGCTACCAGACCAGGGAGGAGATGATCTTTCGGTACTGCAGCGGTCCTTGCTCGGATGCAGAGACCAACTACGACAAGATCCTGAACAATCTGACTAACAACAAGAAGCTGGACAAAGAAAGTCCAGCTCGGACTTGCTGCAGGCCCATCGCGTTCGATGACGACCTCTCTTTCTTGGACGACAACCTGGAGTACCACACTCTCAAGAAACATTCCGCCCGGaaatgtggctgtgtgtga